Genomic DNA from Arthrobacter sp. B1I2:
CGTCTGCCGGGCAGCCGCGTCGGCGCCTGCCCGTCCTTTACCCTAGCTAAGTTTCCGGGGACTCCGCTAAGTTTCAATGATTTCGCCGGTGGCCATGTTGATCGCCGGCACCGTTACGGCCTCGGATCCGTCAGCGGCGAAGTGGTTCACGATGGCGGTGGCCAGTGCCGGTCCAATCCCCTTTGCCTGCGCAAGCTCTTCGGCCGTGGCAGACTTCACGCCCTTGACCGATCCAAAGTGCGCCAGCAGGGCTTTGCGCTTGGAGGCACCGAGGCCCGGAACGGCGTCGAGCGCCGAGACGGTCATGGCCTTCCCACGCTTTTGCCGGTGGAACGTGATGGCGAAGCGGTGTGCCTCGTCACGGATCCGCTGCAGCAGGTACAGCCCCTGCGAGGTGCGGGGCAGGATGACCGGGAAGTCGCTGTCCGGGAGCCATACTTCCTCCAGTCGCTTGGCCAGGCCGACGACGTAGACGTCGTCGATGCCCAGGTCCTTCAGGGCGCGGGCAGCCGCGTTGACCTGCGGCTGACCGCCGTCAACCACCACCAGGTTGGGCGGGTAGGCAAACTTGGCTTTGGGAGCCGCCGTGGTGGTGTCCAGCACGGCCGTGTCCACTGCCGCTTCCTGCCCGTCGGACTGTCGGTCGGACTGTCCGTCGGACGACAGCAAAGACTCGTCCACCTGCGCCGATTTGTCCTGCAGGTAGTGGCGGAACCGCCGTGTCAGCACGTCGTGCATGGCCGCGGTGTCATCGGCCGCCGCCGGGCCGGTGATGGAGAACTTGCGGTAATCGGACTTCTTGGGCAGCCCGTCCTCCACCACCACCATGGACGCCACCACGTTGGTGCCCTGGACATGGGAGACGTCGAAGCATTCAATTCGGAGCAGGGGCACGGGCAGGTCCAGCGCTTCCTGGAGTTCCTGGAGGGCCTGGGACCTGACCGTGATGTCCCCCGCACGCCGCGTCTTGTGGAGCTTCAATGCGTGCTCCGCATTTTCGCGGACAGTGGACATCAGCGCCGCCTTGTCTCCGCGCTGCGGCACCCGGATGTCCACCTTGGCACCACGGATGCCGCCCAGCCATTTGGCGAGGTCCTCGGCGTTGCTGGGCGCTTCCGGCACCAGGACTTCGCGGGGCAGCCGGCCGTGGGTGTCGCCGTCCTCGCCGTAGACCTGCTGCAACAGGTGCTCCACCAGGTCGGGGGTGGTGAAGTCCTCCACCTTTTCCACTACCCAGCCGCGCTGGCCGCGGATCCTGCCGCCGCGGACATGGAACACCTGGACGGCGGCTTCCAGCTCGTCTTCGTGCAGGGCAAAGACGTCGGCGTCGGTGTCCTCGGAGAGCACCACGGCGTTGCGTTCGAAGACCTTGCGCAGGGCCGTAATGTCGTCACGCAGCCGGGCAGCGTGCTCATAGTC
This window encodes:
- the uvrC gene encoding excinuclease ABC subunit UvrC codes for the protein MANPASYRPKTGEIPTNPGVYRFRDPHGRVIYVGKAKSLRSRLNSYFANPAGLLPKTYAMVHAASSVEWTVVGSELESLQLEYTWIKEFKPRFNVVFRDDKTYPYLAVTMGEKYPRVQVMRGDKRKGTRYFGPYTAGAIRETMDTLLRVFPVRSCSAGVFKRAEASGRPCLLGYIDKCSAPCVGRISPEDHRALADDFCAFMGGEAKRFINKLEKQMADAVAKLDYEHAARLRDDITALRKVFERNAVVLSEDTDADVFALHEDELEAAVQVFHVRGGRIRGQRGWVVEKVEDFTTPDLVEHLLQQVYGEDGDTHGRLPREVLVPEAPSNAEDLAKWLGGIRGAKVDIRVPQRGDKAALMSTVRENAEHALKLHKTRRAGDITVRSQALQELQEALDLPVPLLRIECFDVSHVQGTNVVASMVVVEDGLPKKSDYRKFSITGPAAADDTAAMHDVLTRRFRHYLQDKSAQVDESLLSSDGQSDRQSDGQEAAVDTAVLDTTTAAPKAKFAYPPNLVVVDGGQPQVNAAARALKDLGIDDVYVVGLAKRLEEVWLPDSDFPVILPRTSQGLYLLQRIRDEAHRFAITFHRQKRGKAMTVSALDAVPGLGASKRKALLAHFGSVKGVKSATAEELAQAKGIGPALATAIVNHFAADGSEAVTVPAINMATGEIIET